The DNA sequence GGCCCTTCTCCGACGCGCCCTTGTAGGTGAACGTGCCGTACTCGGAAATCATGATCGGCTTGTTCCACTTGCGGTACGCGGCCAGCTCGGCGAGGTAGGCCTCGCGGTCCGGCTTCGGGTGGTAGTAGTCCACGATGCCGATGTAGTCGAACGGCGTCCAGTCGACGCGCTCGAACGAGCCGGCCGAGTACGTGATGCCGCCGCCGAAGTTCGCGCGCGCCACCTCCACCGCCTTGGCCAGGAACGCGTTGAGCTTGCGCTCGACGTCGTCGTGGTCGATCGGGCCGACCGGGCGCAGGAAGTGGTGGTCGGAGTCGGGGAAGGCGTTGCCCATCCGGTTGTGGTAGAACTCGCCCGGCATGATCCCCATGGTCTGGATCGCGTGCGTGCACCCGACGCTGACGTGGATGTCCGCGCCCTGCAGGCGGAACTTCTCGGCCAGCGCGGCGGTCTTCCCGATGTGCTCCAGCACCGCCGGCTGCTCGCCGTCCATCAGGCGCGGCTGCAGCCAGACGTGCAGGCCGCGCTCGATGGCGTACGCCGTCGTCGCCTCGAGGCGGTCGAACAGCGTGCCGTAGATCGTGACGGAGTTCGCCTTCAGGCCGTCGGCGATCGAGTCGATCTCCGTGCGCATGATGTCGTCGCTCCACACCATGCGCGAGTTCGAGCCCTGGCCCGTCTCGTGGTTGGAGCCGCAGTCGTAGGCGACCCCGCGGTAGGTGAGGCCAGTTCCCCGCGGCGCGAGGATGTCCCCTTCGTGTGTGCTCATTTTCCGCTCCCAGTAACCGATGCGGCGGTCTTACGCCGCCCGCCTGCGCTGCTCGAAGATGTCGTTGATGCCGGTGAGGCCCGAGAGCATGGTCGCGAAGTCCGTCTCCCGCGGCCGCAGCTTCTGCGGGTCGATCTGCTGCTGGGCCTTGTCCCAGTAGTCTTCCTTGTTCTTCGTGCGGTCGTAGAAGAAGCGCACGAAGTCCAGGACCGAGTCGAGGAACGTCCGGTAGCTCTCCTCGTACAGGCCGAGCAGTTCGTCCTCGACCGAGGCGTCGCGCAGCGAGCCGTCGATCGCGTCGGCCAGTGCCCGCGCCCCGCGCAGCGCCAGCGTGACGCCGGTGGAGAGCAGCGGGTCGACGAACGCGGCGGCGTCGCCGACCAGCGCCCAGCCCGGGCCGTGGAAGCGCTCGGAGGTGTAGGACCAGTCGCGGATGTTGCGGAACCCGCTGACCCGGCGCGCGCCCTTGACGAGCGTGCTGACCTCTTCGGTCGCCTGGACCTGCTCGAGGTACAGGTCCTCCAGCGACTTCCCGGACTTCTGGTACTCCTCCAGCGGCGTCACGTAGCCGACGCTGACCGTGCCGTCCGAGAGCGGGATGAACCAGACCCACCCGGTCGGCCGGTTCTCCGAGATGATGTCGCCGGCCTTGGTGCCGCCGTAGAGGTTGCAGCCCTGCCAGTAGCTCCAGGTGGCGATGTTGCGCAGGTCGTCGTGCCAGGAGACCATGTCGAAGTGCTTGGCCAGCAGGTGGTTCTGGCCGGAGGCGTCGACGACGAACTTCGAGCGCACCGTCCGGACGTCCTTGCTGCCCTTCTCGGTGTAGGTGATGCCGACCATCCGCTCGCCGTCGAAGACCGGCTCGCGGACGGTGACCTCTTCGAGCACCGTGGCGCCCAGTTCACGGGCGCGGCCCAGCACCAGGGCGTCGAAGTCGGCGCGGCGGACCTGGTAGGCGTGGTCGTAGAGCGCCGACTCGGTGAACCGGAAACCCCAGGTGCCCTGGTTCTTGCCCCACAGCAGGGTGCCGCCGTACTTCTTGGTGAAGCCCATGTCGTCCAGGCGCTTCAGCAGGCCCAGGTCGTCCAAAGTGGGCAGTGCCCCGGTGATCAGGGACTCGCCGATGTGGTAGCGCGGGAACTTCTCACGCTCGATCACCAGCACCCGGTGGCCCATGCCGGCCAGCAGACCCGCTGTCGCGGCGCCGCCCGGGCCGCCGCCGATGACGACGACGTCGAAGTCCTCTTCGCTTGCGCTCATCTGCGCCTTCCTCCTCGAGAGATCGCCCTAACGTGCTTTTGGGGGTCCAGGGGGCCCGCCCCCGGCGGGGTCCGGGGCTCGGCCCCGGATGACACAGTGGTCAGAGTGCCCACAGTGGACGGTTGGGGTCGGTCAGCCCGGACGCCAGGATCGCCTGGTAGTCCTCGATCATCCGGACCATCGTCTCCCGGTCGAACTGCTCGGTGTTGTAGCGGCTGGTGCCGGCGATCTCGCCGTCGGCGAGGATGTCGAGTGCCCACAGCACCCCGTTGGGGATGTCGGAGGTGTCGTCGCAGGACTTGGTGCGCTTGCGGACCTCGGCGTACTCGACGTCGCCGACGGTCTCGGCTTCGGTCATGCCGGGGAACTGCAGGACCTGGATCGCGCAGACGGCGTTGTCGTCCCGCTCGTAGGTCTTGTTGATCTCCGGCGCCTGCGCGACGACCTCGCTGAAGGGCAGTTCGTGCGCGTAGGCCTCCAGGCAGGTGGCGCGGATCCGCAGCACCAGCTCGGAGAACGTGCGGCAGCCCTCGATGTCGGTCCGCAGCGGCACCAGGTTGAAGAACGGCCCGATGGTCTCCATGAACGACGAGTCGGAACGGCCGGAGGTGATGATCGGCACCACCAGGTCGGTGGCGCCGGAGATCCGCGCCAGGAGCGCGTTGAACGCGGCCAGCAGGACCATGAACGGCGAGCAGTGCATCACCCGCGCCAACTCCATGGTGCCGCGGGTGAGCTCGGCGTCGAGCAGGAACCGCTCCACCGCGTAGACGGCCGCGGTCTCCGGGGCGAGCGTGCGGTCGGACTTGATGTCGAGCATCCGCCCGCCGCGCAGCTTGCCGCCCCAGTAGTCGCGCGACGCCTGGGAGTTCGCGCTGGCCAGATCGTCGATCTGCCAGACGGAGAAGTCCCCGTACTGGCGGGCTTCCGGCAGCTGCGGGACGTCGAGCCCGCGACGCCGCGCGTAGCTGACGGCCAGCTCGTGGATCAGCACGTGCAGCGACCAGCCGTCACCGGCCGTGTGGTGCACGATGAGCACCAGCACCCCGTCCTGGTCGTCGAAGCGGCCCAGCTCGGCGCGCAGGTGCGGCAGGGCGTCGGCGCCCAGCCGGCCCGCTTCGACCGTGTTGACGAAGTCGTCGACCTGCTCGTCGCGCGGCAGGCCGTTGTCGGTCAGCTGGTGCACCCGCAGCTCGGGCGAGGACGGCGGGTGGACGCGCTGGTACTGCTCGCCGCCGTCGCGGACGATCTCCGTGCGCAGGATCTCGTGCCGCTCGACGACGTCGTCCAGCGCGCCCTGGAGCGCGGCCAGGTCCAGCTCGCCGCGCACCCGCCAGCCGTGGATCACCAGGTGCCGCGGTCCGAACGCACCGTCCGTCGCCCCCTTGTCGAAGATGCACAGCAGACCGAGGTTGGCCGACAGCGGGTAGCGGCCGGCCGTGGCGCCGGCCTCGGAGATGCTCATCGCGGGTTCCCTTCGTAACGGCGCGAGCGGGCGGTGGGTAGCGGGTGCTGGTTCAGGAGTGGTCGCGCTGGCGCTCGGCGGCCTGGTACAGCGCGGTGATGTTGCCGCTGCCGAACCCGCGCGCCCCGAGCCGTTCGACCAGCTCCAGGAAGATCGTGTTCCGCGGATGCACCGACCGGGCGAAGATCTGGTACAGCTGGCCGTCGTGGTCCTCGTCGACGAGCACCTGCTGATCGCGCAGGTCCGCCAGCGAGTACTGCTCCGGCACGACGCGCTGCAGCAGGTCCGCGTAGTAGGAGTCCGGGGTGCCCATGAACTCGACCTCCCGGTCGCGCAGCAGCTCGACCGCCTCGATGATCCCGTTGGCGGCGAAGGCGATGTGCTGCACACCCGCGCCGCCGTGGTCCTTGAGGAAGTCGTCGATGTGGCCCGGCTCCTTCGAGGTGTCCGGCTCGATCAGCGTGAACGTGACGCTGCCGGACTTGCTCTGCACCACCTTCGTGGTCATCGCCTGCGCGCCGATCGCGAGCGTCTCGTCGAAGATCAGCTCGAAGTTCAGCACGTCCCGGTAGAAGTCGACGGTGGCGTCGAGGTGACCGTTCTCCACGCACACCGCGAAGTGGTCGATCTCCAGCAGGGCACCGGGTTCTTCGGCGTCCACGGTGATCGGCGCCGGCGGGCCGTCCGGGTATTCGACGAAGGTGTGCAGCGTGTCGCCGAAGCCCATGATGCTGGCCGTGACGACCCCGCCGGCCCGGCTCGGCCCGGCGACCGGGCGGGCGCCGCGGGCGACGGCCGCTTCGAAGGCGGCCGTCGCGTCGCTGACGCGCAGCGCGATGTCCGCGACGCCGTCGCCGTGGTGGTCGACGTAGGCGGTGCCGGGGTGGTCTTCGACCAGGGGCTCGCTGAAGACGAACCGGACGTCGTTGGCGCCGATCTCGGTCGACCGCACGGCGGCCCAGTCCGGCCCGGCGTCACCCAGCGGCCGTTCGCCGAGCCCGTACCCGCGCACCAGCCAGTTCCGTGCCGTGTCGAGGCTGCCGACGTAGAACCGGACGTAGTCCAGTTCGAGGCCGTCGAGCACCGACGGATTCGGGGTGGCCATGGGGAACCTTCTTTCCTCGTTTCCGGGATGAGCGCGGTGGGCGGCGTCCGGGAGTTTTCAGGCGGCGCGGCGGGCGGCCGGGTTGGGTCGCAGGTCGCGCCAGTTCTCACTGATGTAGTCCAGGCAGGACACCCGGCCGCGCGGGCCGTGCACCACGTCCCAGCCCCCGGGGACCGGGATGCCGGACAGCCACAGCGAGTGCTCGCCCGCGGCGTTCACCAGGACGGTGTAGTTCTTGTCCGGGTCGTCGAAGGGGTTGGTCATCTCGGTCTCCCTCAGAGCACCTGGGCCAGGCCGGCCACGGTCGGAGTGTCGAAGAGCGTGTTGATCTTCAGTTCCACGCCCAGCTCGGCGCGGATCCGGTTGAGCAGGCGCATCGCCAGCAGCGAGTGGCCGCCCAGGTCGAAGAAGCTGTCGTCGACGCCGACCTCTTCGACGCCGAGCACCTCGGAGAACGCGCGGCAGAGCGCCTCTTCCTTGGGGCCGCTCGGCGCGCGGGACGCGCCCGCGGTCTCGAACTCCGGCTGCGGCAGCGCGGCCCGGTCGAGCTTGCCGTTGGCCGTCAGCGGCAGCTGCTCGACGACCACGAACGCGGCGGGCAGCATGTACTCGGGCAGGCGGGTGCGGACGCGCTCGCGGATGGCGCCCGCGTCGGGCTCGCCGTCCTCGGCGACCAGGTAGGCGACCAGCCGGACGTCGCCGGCCTTGACCTCGCGGGCGACGACGGCGACGTCGGCCAGGCCCGGGTGCCCGGAGATGGCGGCCTCGATCTCGGCCAGCTCGACCCGGAAGCCGAGGATCTTGACCTGGTCGGTGGCGCGGCCGACGAACTCGATCTCGCCGGCGGTGGTGCGGCGCACCAGGTCGCCGGTGCGGTACAGCCGGGCGCCGTCGGGGCCGAACGGGCTGGCGACGAAACGCTCGCCGGTCAGGTCCGGGCGGCCGGCGTAACCGAGGGCGACGCCGACGCCGCCGAAGTAGAGCTCGCCGACGGTGCCGTCGGGCACCGGGTCGAGCCGCTCGTCGAGCACGTGCAGCTCGACGCCGTCCATCGCGCGGCCGACGGGGACCACGGGGCCCGGCGTGTAGGGCGCGGTGATCGCGGAGTTGGTGCTGAAGACGGTGCCTTCGGTGGCGCCGTACATGGCCCGGACGACCAGGCCCGGGTTGACCTCGAGCACGCGGGCGACGGCGGTCGGCGCGATGACGTCGCCGCCGGTGAGGACCTCGCGGACGCCGGCGAGGCTCTCCGGGGCTTCCTCGGCCACGACGCGGAACAGGCCGGCGGTGAGGTGCACGCCGGTGATCGCGTTCCCGGCCAGCAGGGCGCCGAGGCCGGCGATGTCGAGCTTGCCCTCGGGGGCGACGAAGACCGTGCCGCCGTGCAGCAGCGGCACCCAGATCTCGTAGGTCGACACGTTGAACGCGTGCGGCGCGATGAGCAGGACGCGCTCGTGGTTGCCGGTGTCCCAGGTGGAGTCGAGCGCCAGGGCGAGGGCGTCGGTGTGGCGCACGGCCACGCCCTTCGGCTCGCCGGTGGAGCCCGAGGTGTACATGACGTACGCCGGGGCGTTCTCGTCCAGGGTGACCTCGGGCGCCGTCGCCGGCTGGTCCGAAAGGTCCTCCGCGGCCAGCACGATGTCGGAGACCGACGGGACGCCGAGGCCCTTCGACGCCGCGTCCGTGACGAGGATCGTGGCCTTCGAGTGGTCGATGATCCACTGGCGGCGGTCGGCCGGGTAGGCCGAGTGGATCGGCTGATAGAAGGCGCCGGCCTTGAGCGCGGCCAGGAACGTGACGACCACGTCGGCGCTGCGCTCGAGCAGCACGGCGACCGGGACGTCCGGGCCCGCGCCGAGACCGGTGAGGCGGTGCGCGAGCCGGTTGGCGCGCTCGTCGAGCTCCCGGTACGTCAGCGTGCGGTCCGGACCGGACACCGCCACCGCGTCGGGGGTTCGGGCGGCCTGCGCGGAGAACGCCTCGTGAACGGACCGGGCCATGATCACCACTCCAATTTCCTCGAATCCTGCAGCGCCGGTTCCGACGCTAACCACGGGCGCGGCGGGCCACGTCTCCGTCTTTGCGGGCTTGGATCCCCTGCCTGGCAAGGAGAATCCGGGGTCGGTGGGGCAGGCCGGCGAGCCCGCGGCCGTCGCCGCGGGCCTGCCGGCGGAACTCCTCAGGCGGCCTGGTCGGCCGCGCCGCCGGGCTGGTAGGACAGCACGCGCTGCACCAGCTCCGGGTCCATCAGCGCGGTCGGCGGGTCGATCAGCCCGGCCACGCGCATGAACGCCTTGACGATTTCCTGGTCCTTCGACGCGGCGTACTGCAGCAGGCCCATGAAGGCGTTGCCCTGCTCGATCTCCGGGGTGCGCTCCCCCTCGACGTCCGGGAAGGCGAGGTCACCGCTGGCCGAGACCGCCCACGGCGCGTCGACGACCTGGCCGATGTCGCGGAAGTAGGCGTACTGGTCGATGTCGCCGGCGCGCAGGTGCTCGCGCAGGGTGAACGCCTCCCAGGCGGCGACGCTCATGCCCTGGCCGTAGACCGGGTTGAAGCTGCAGATCGCGTCGCCGAGCACGAGCAGGCCGGCCGGGAACCGGTCCAGGTGCTCGTAACGGCGGCGGACGCTGGCCGGGAACCCGAACGACGTCGCGTCGTCGAGCGGCTCGGCGTCCTTGATGCCGTCGTAGACGTCGGGCACCGGCAACGACTTCGCGAAGGCGAGGAAACCCTCGTCGTCGGTCGGCGGGTGGTCGCCGAGGATGCCGGTGAGCGACACGATGCAGGTGTCCTCATCGGACAGTCCGAAGAACGCGCCGCGCGGGTGCTCCGGCGAAGCGACCGGGTTGATCGACCAGGTGTCGGTGAACGAGCCGGCCGGGCGGCGGTAGAACCGCGTGGTGTAGGCGAGCCCGATCTTGACGCGGTCCTCGCTGGGCCGCTCGTAGCCGAGCTGCTCCAGCCACGCCGGCGTCCGCGAGCCGCGGCCGGTGGCGTCGAGGACGAGGTCGGCGCGCAGCACCTTCTCGGTGCCTTCCTCGTCGCGCACCCGCACACCGATCACCCGCGAGTTGTCCGAAGTGGACACCAGGCCGAGGATGTCGTGCCGCTCCAGGTAGGTCACGTTCGGCAGCGCGGCGACCCGGGTGCGGACGTGGTTCTCCAGCACCGGGCGGGTCGGCGTCACCGAGACGAGGCCGGTGTGGGTGTAGGGCAGGCGCAGGCCGTTGAAGTACCAGCGCATCTCCCCCAGGTCGCCGACCGGGGCGCCGCTGGCGCGCAGCTCGTCGGTGAAGCCGGGGAAGAAGTCTTCGAGGACGCGCTGACCGCGCGCGTGCAGCCCGTGGGCGTGGCGGGTGTGCGGCGTGCCCTTGCGCGGGGTGGTGACCCCGAGCAGGACGTCCCGGTCGAGGACGAGGACGTCCTCGTAGGACTCCGACAGCACCCGGGCCGCCAGGCTGCCGGCCATGCTGCCACCCAGGACGACGGCGACGCTTCCGACCGGTCCGGACATGTGCCGGCCTCCTTGATGTGAGAGTTCGTGGACCGGCCGCCGTCCCCCAACGGCGGCCTGGTGCCCAGCCTCACATCCGGAACGGGGGCCGGACGTCTCATGGTTTGCCTGGCGGGCGCCTCGCAGCGGCACGAGGGAACGCTGGAAGAAATCCGCCTTGCGCCGCGATGGATCGCGACGCGGCGCACGATGGAAGAAATAGCGCGGTGACGCCCTCCTCATGTGAAGATCGAAAACGGGGGGAGGCGAGAGTGAACGATTTCGAGGCCGTGACCGCCGCCATCGCAGCCGGGATCGCGGCCATCGGACAGGCCCAAGAAGCCGCACGACAGTCGTCCGGTGCCCTGACCGAGGCAACCGCCGCACTGACCGAGGCCACCGCCGGGTCCGCGATCGCCGACCTGCCCGGTGTCACCCAGCGGGCCCGCGACAAGGTCGACGCGACCATCCGCCGGTTGAGCCGGGCATCGGAGCAGCTCCGGGCCTATTCAGCAGGCTTGGGACGCTCTACCGCGCAGCCGGCTCCGCAGCGCACCCCGCCGACAGCACAACCGCCGGCCGACCCGGCGAGCGATGCGAGTCCTCCCGTTCGGGTGCTGAAAGAGCGGCTCGACGAACTTCGCGCCGAGCTGCCACCTCCGGTCGAACAAGGGCGCGGGCAGAAGACACACGGCCGGTGGGTCGACACCCGGGGCCGGGTCCACGCCATGGTCAGCGAGTCCGACGAGTGGAAGGAGAAGGTCAACGCCGTGCTGACCGGCGAAGGGTGTCCCCGGGTGCCCATCGCGAGAGCATCGGATGTCGAGCTGAGGTTGGCCGCGATGATGCGCGAGAAGGGCGAATCAGACCCGGGCATGCGGCATGTCACCCTCGTGATCAACAACGTGCCGTGCCGAGGCCCGTACAGCTGTGACAGGCTGCTTCCGGTCGTGCTGCCCGATGGCTACACGATCACCGTGCACGGGACGGACGGTTACGTGAAGACCTACACCGGAGGGGGTGTGCCGCGATGGCGGTGACGGCGTACTACACACGCGAAGGTGCGAGCCTGACCGGCCCGGCCGAGGCCGACGAGCTGCTCACCCGCATGGCCGAAGACCGGAAGCCGGGTGAATTGCCGCGTATGGCGGCCCTCGAGCACGAAGAATCGGGTGCAGTCCTCGAAGCGGGGATCAATGGCGAGCGCGGCTTCGTCACCCACATCAGCCAGACCGGACGCAGCGCCCTCAGCACGAACGGATCGACCTCACGCGAGGTGATCGAATACGACGAGCAGGCTCATGTCCGGGAAGTCCCAGCGCACGCCGAGATCCCGGTCGGCCAGGTACGGGAAGCCGTCCGCCGGTTCGTCTCGTCCGGGGGCGCGCGGCCCGACAACGTCTCCTGGTCCGACGTCTGACCCGCACGCGGAAACGCCGAAGGGGATCCCCACCGGTGGTGAGGATCCCCTTCGGCGCCTTGGCCTCTTCTCAGCTCGGGAAGGTGCCGCTCGTGACGTTCACGAACGTGCCCGTGATCGCGCCCGCTCGCTCGGATGCGAGGAACGTCGCCGTGGCCGCAACCTCGGCCAGCGTGGGTGACTTCTTCGTCATCCGCATGCCGTCGAGGTGCTCCAGCACTCCCTGGAAGGCCTCCTCGTCCATCTCCTGGCCGCCGCTGTGGGCCGCGAGCTTCTCCCGGGACAGGGTCTCCGGCAGGCCCGCCGTCCAGATGCCCAGCACGCGGACGCCGGCCGGGCCGAGCTCCGCCGCGAGGTTGCGGAACAGCGTGTCCATCGCCGCGTCGGCCGGGCCGGTGGCGCCCATCATCGGGCTGCCGTTGGCCGAACCGCTGTTCAGGCCCAGGATCACTCCGGAGCCCTGCTCGGTCATGTGCCGGGCGGCCGCCCGGGCGGTGAGGTAGTTCGTGGTGAGCCCGGTCAGGACCGGCCCGGTCACGTCGTCGGCGATCATGTCGAGCAGCGGCGTGCCCTGCACGTCGCCGCGGCTGATCAGGTTGATCGAGATGTCCAGGCTGCCGCTTTCGGCCACCACCGTCTTCGCGTGCCGTTCCACTGCGGCTTCGTTCAGGGCGTTGACCACGTTGGCCTTCGCCCAGCCGCCGGCGTTGGTGATCTCCTTGACCACCGGGGTGAGGTTCTTGCGGGTGCGCCCGGCGCAGTAGACGCGGGCACCTGCCTTGGCGAACGCCTTCGCCACTTCACGGCCGATCGATCCACCGGCTCCGTAGACGATGGCGTTCTTGTTCTCCAGGGACATCTGGTTTCCTTTCCTGTTCGACGTGTGCCCGGTGCACACGGAAGGCCTGGCCCCCAGCCATCGCAGCGACCCGCAGCCGAACGGCGGAACGGGTCGACTATCCGAGCACATCGTTGTGCCATCGCGAGGCGGGCCGCATCTTCCGGATTGCGCTCACCGCATGCACCCGGCCGCACGGAGTTCAGGCGAAAGAGGTAATCCGCTGCTCCGGACGGCTGGTTCGCCGCAGCCGGATCAGCTCGGGAAGATGCCGCTCGTGACGTTCAGGAAGGTGCCCGTGATGGCACCGGCCTCCGGCGCGGCGAGGAACGTCGCGGTCGCGGCGACCTGGGCGAGCGTGGGCGACTTCTTGGTCATCCGCATGCCGTCGAGGTGCTGCAGCAGGCCCTGGAACGCGGCGTCGTCCATTTGCGGCGCGCCGCTGAACGCCGCGAGCTTCTCCGGGGACAGCGTTTCGGGCAAACCGGCCGTCCAGATCCCGGCGACGCGCACGCCGCTCGGGCCGATTTCGGCGGCCAGGTTGCGCACGAGGGTGTCGATCGCGCCGTCGGCGGAACCGGTCCCGCCCATCATCGGGCTGCCGTGCGCGGATCCGCTGTCCAGCGCGAGGATCACGCCGGAGCCCTGCTCGACCATGTGCCGGGCCGCCGCGCGCATGGTGATGAAGTTGGTGGTGATGCCGGTGACGACCGGGCTGGTGAAGTCCGCGACCTTCATGTCGATCAGCGGGATGCCCTGGACGTCGCCGCGGGTGATCAGGTTGATCGAGACGTCCAGGCTGCCACCCTCGACGACCACCGTCTTGGCGTGCTCCTCGACGGCCGACTCGTCGAGCGCGTCGAGCACGTCCACCGAGGCCGCGCCGCCGGCCGCCTCGATCTCGTCGGCCACGGCCTGCAGGGACTCCAGGGTCCGGCCGACCAGGAAGACGTGCGCGCCGTCGGCGGCGAACGCCTTGGCCACCGCCGCGCCGATCGAGCCGCCGGCGCCGTAGACGATCGCGTTCTTCTTCTCGAGCGACATCTTCGTGTCTCCTCCGCGTCTTCTCGCGTGCTGTGTTGCCCGCGTTGTCGGACATTGAGACGCACGCCCGCGCGAAAACTCATCGGTGCGGGCGGAGGGGATTTCGATCAGAGGGTCAGCGGGAGCCCGAAGGCCGGGAAGAGGTGCGGTTCGAAGGAGGTGATCTCGACGATCCGGCCGCCTTCGATGCGCAGCACGTCCAGGACCTGCGCCCGGTAGACGGTGGTGCCCGGACGGCGCAGGTACCCGGCCGCCGCGGGCATCCGGTTCGCGAAGGTCGGCAGGTGCTTCCACGTGCCCTGGAAGTGCGGCGACCCCGGGTCGATCGAGGGTTTGATGAACGCCATCATCGCGTCGCGGCCGACGAACCAGAACGGGTTCGGCGGCATGGTCAGCACGACGTCCTGGCTGAGCAGCTCGGCGACCACGGCGGCGTCGGCCTGGTCGGCCGCGTCCATGTAACGCTGCAGGATCTCGCGCTCTTCGCTGGTCGGGCGGGCCGTCGCGGTCCACTCGCTGCGCCGCTCGGGCAGGTGCCGGCGCAGGGCGGGCCGGGCCCGCTGCAGGGCGCTGTTGACCGAGGCGACGCTCATGTCCAGCTGCTCGGCGGTGTCGGCGGCCGGCCAGCCCAGGACGTCACGCAGGATCAGCACGGCCCGCTGCCGGGGCGGGAGGTGCTGGATGGCGGCCAGGAAGACCAGCTCCATCGTCTCCCGGGACACCGCGGCACCCTCGGGCTGCAGCTCGGTGGAGGCGACGTCCTCCAGCAGCGCGTCCGGGTAGGGCTGCAGCCAGGTCACCCGGGCGGGGGCCTCGGCGGCCCCGTTGTCCATCCCCGGCACCGGCTCGTACCGCTGCGGACGGCGCTCGTTGCGGCGCAGGAAGTCGAGGCAGGCGTTGGTCGCGATGCGGTAGAGCCAGGCCCGGAAGGTCGAGCGGCCCTCGAAGACGTCCTTCCGGTTCCAGGCCCGCAGGAAGGTCTCCTGCACCATGTCCTCGGCGTCGTCGTACGAGCCGACCATCCGGTAGCAGTGCACCTGCAGCTCGTGCCGGAACGGCTCGACCAGGCCCGCGAAGTCCCATTCGTCCCCGGCCCGGACGGCCGCGGTGACCAGCTCGTCCTCGCCCGCGCCTTCCGTAACGCCCTCGTCCGTGACGCTTTCTTCTTCCGTCACGGGGGCCGCCGTGACGCTTTGGGCGGCACCGGCCGGCCGGTTTTCCGTCACGACCGCGGCCGTGACGTTTTCGCCGGCGGCGGCGTCCCGGGCCAGCTGGGCGATCCGGCGGAGCTTGCCGACCGTCGAGGCGAGGTCGGTGACGTCGGTGTAGAAGTCCTCGGGCAGCTGCGGGGCCAGCCGGCGCACCCGGAGCTCGATGTCCGCGATCAGGTCCGGCACGGCGGCGCCGCCGTTCGGCTGCTGCCGCTCGCGGTAGGCCTTCTGCCGGCAGGCGGGCGAGCAGTACTTCGACGTCCGGCCGCGCCCGCTCGCGCGCCCGGGCAGGGGGTTGCCACAGCTGGGGCACCGGCCATCGGTCACGGCGTCGAATCTACGCAGGCGCCTTCGCGCTCGCCACCGCACCCGGCTCTCCCGTCGTGCCCTCGTCGCACCCGTGCGGGTGGCGGGCCGCCCGCACCGCAGAAATGGAGGCGCCCCCGGGTTTTCGCCCCGATCATCCTCGTATGCGGGCGAGCCGGGCCAGGCCGACCCATCCCCTGCGAAGGAGAACAAGCCATGGCGACGAGCGTCCCGATCTCGGGTGCGGATTACCTCCGGATCCTCATCCACGGCCACACCGCGTTCGAACTGCTGCGCACGGGTCTCGAGTTCGACCTGTTCCAGAAGCTCGAGGACAGCGGCGGCTTGGACGTCACCGAGACCGCGGAGGCGCTGGGCGTCGAGGAGTACCCGGCGCGCGTCCTGCTGCTCGGCCTGGCGTCGCTGCTGCTGATCGAGAAGGAGGACGGCAAGTTCGTCAACACCGAACTCGTCCGCCGCAAGCTGCTCAAGAGCGGCGAGCGGTTCCTCGGCCCGCTGATCGACATCCAGGACAAGATCATCAACAAGACCCTGGTGGACTTCGCCGAGTCGATGCGGCAGAGCACCAACGTCGGCCTGCGCCACCTCGAGGGCCCCGGCGACACGCTCTACTCGAAGCTCACCGCGACGCCGGACCTGCAGAAGGTCTTCTACGACAACATGGGCGACGCCTCGAACCGCGCGTTCGAGCA is a window from the Amycolatopsis sp. NBC_00355 genome containing:
- a CDS encoding NAD(P)/FAD-dependent oxidoreductase, whose product is MSASEEDFDVVVIGGGPGGAATAGLLAGMGHRVLVIEREKFPRYHIGESLITGALPTLDDLGLLKRLDDMGFTKKYGGTLLWGKNQGTWGFRFTESALYDHAYQVRRADFDALVLGRARELGATVLEEVTVREPVFDGERMVGITYTEKGSKDVRTVRSKFVVDASGQNHLLAKHFDMVSWHDDLRNIATWSYWQGCNLYGGTKAGDIISENRPTGWVWFIPLSDGTVSVGYVTPLEEYQKSGKSLEDLYLEQVQATEEVSTLVKGARRVSGFRNIRDWSYTSERFHGPGWALVGDAAAFVDPLLSTGVTLALRGARALADAIDGSLRDASVEDELLGLYEESYRTFLDSVLDFVRFFYDRTKNKEDYWDKAQQQIDPQKLRPRETDFATMLSGLTGINDIFEQRRRAA
- a CDS encoding condensation domain-containing protein, giving the protein MSISEAGATAGRYPLSANLGLLCIFDKGATDGAFGPRHLVIHGWRVRGELDLAALQGALDDVVERHEILRTEIVRDGGEQYQRVHPPSSPELRVHQLTDNGLPRDEQVDDFVNTVEAGRLGADALPHLRAELGRFDDQDGVLVLIVHHTAGDGWSLHVLIHELAVSYARRRGLDVPQLPEARQYGDFSVWQIDDLASANSQASRDYWGGKLRGGRMLDIKSDRTLAPETAAVYAVERFLLDAELTRGTMELARVMHCSPFMVLLAAFNALLARISGATDLVVPIITSGRSDSSFMETIGPFFNLVPLRTDIEGCRTFSELVLRIRATCLEAYAHELPFSEVVAQAPEINKTYERDDNAVCAIQVLQFPGMTEAETVGDVEYAEVRKRTKSCDDTSDIPNGVLWALDILADGEIAGTSRYNTEQFDRETMVRMIEDYQAILASGLTDPNRPLWAL
- the hppD gene encoding 4-hydroxyphenylpyruvate dioxygenase, translating into MATPNPSVLDGLELDYVRFYVGSLDTARNWLVRGYGLGERPLGDAGPDWAAVRSTEIGANDVRFVFSEPLVEDHPGTAYVDHHGDGVADIALRVSDATAAFEAAVARGARPVAGPSRAGGVVTASIMGFGDTLHTFVEYPDGPPAPITVDAEEPGALLEIDHFAVCVENGHLDATVDFYRDVLNFELIFDETLAIGAQAMTTKVVQSKSGSVTFTLIEPDTSKEPGHIDDFLKDHGGAGVQHIAFAANGIIEAVELLRDREVEFMGTPDSYYADLLQRVVPEQYSLADLRDQQVLVDEDHDGQLYQIFARSVHPRNTIFLELVERLGARGFGSGNITALYQAAERQRDHS
- a CDS encoding MbtH family protein, translating into MTNPFDDPDKNYTVLVNAAGEHSLWLSGIPVPGGWDVVHGPRGRVSCLDYISENWRDLRPNPAARRAA
- a CDS encoding non-ribosomal peptide synthetase, encoding MARSVHEAFSAQAARTPDAVAVSGPDRTLTYRELDERANRLAHRLTGLGAGPDVPVAVLLERSADVVVTFLAALKAGAFYQPIHSAYPADRRQWIIDHSKATILVTDAASKGLGVPSVSDIVLAAEDLSDQPATAPEVTLDENAPAYVMYTSGSTGEPKGVAVRHTDALALALDSTWDTGNHERVLLIAPHAFNVSTYEIWVPLLHGGTVFVAPEGKLDIAGLGALLAGNAITGVHLTAGLFRVVAEEAPESLAGVREVLTGGDVIAPTAVARVLEVNPGLVVRAMYGATEGTVFSTNSAITAPYTPGPVVPVGRAMDGVELHVLDERLDPVPDGTVGELYFGGVGVALGYAGRPDLTGERFVASPFGPDGARLYRTGDLVRRTTAGEIEFVGRATDQVKILGFRVELAEIEAAISGHPGLADVAVVAREVKAGDVRLVAYLVAEDGEPDAGAIRERVRTRLPEYMLPAAFVVVEQLPLTANGKLDRAALPQPEFETAGASRAPSGPKEEALCRAFSEVLGVEEVGVDDSFFDLGGHSLLAMRLLNRIRAELGVELKINTLFDTPTVAGLAQVL